One genomic window of Phoenix dactylifera cultivar Barhee BC4 chromosome 6, palm_55x_up_171113_PBpolish2nd_filt_p, whole genome shotgun sequence includes the following:
- the LOC103707516 gene encoding protein PHLOEM PROTEIN 2-LIKE A10 has translation MALRFGDSVLDFSRRRRRWFLLLAAAGISSYGAYRVYHLPSVSRKRQKLASILRALISVAAAASSAAETVNLVSADLNLFLRSDSDGIPTSLRQISKIARSEEFSGSISRVSEALTVGIIRGFAKAESTELEPRRSSSTFSNRLLDKLLSNAGSGFASVVVGSFARNLVLGFYSKESAGELGNRTAGVSGLDSESPAVPEWVQLICGDKCRELIADCIQLFASTVVTVYLEKTMAINAYDEIFSALTNPKHEAKVKDVLVSVCNGAVESLVKTSHQVMTTSSSNSSSNSPVAGLEAVDKKDEVCNEKGRKSSLHKKLKGDGGWVDHVSSTLAVPSNRRLVLDVTGRVTFETVRSFLEFLLLKLYDGARSSVSVVREEVVERGLEVVRYVSAKSMSIFTMCLALCLHVSIGTRLLMPA, from the coding sequence ATGGCTCTCCGATTCGGGGACTCGGTGCTGGATTTCTCCAGGCGACGCCGGCGGTGGTTCCTCCTCCTCGCCGCCGCCGGAATCTCGAGCTACGGCGCCTATCGAGTCTACCACCTCCCGTCCGTCTCCAGGAAGCGCCAGAAGCTCGCCAGTATCCTCAGAGCCCTGATCTCCGTCGCCGCGGCGGCGTCCTCCGCTGCCGAGACCGTCAATCTCGTCTCCGCCGACTTGAACCTGTTTCTTCGGTCCGATTCCGACGGGATCCCCACCAGCTTGAGGCAAATCTCCAAGATCGCCAGGTCGGAGGAGTTCTCCGGCTCGATTTCTCGGGTTTCCGAGGCGCTCACCGTCGGGATTATCCGAGGGTTCGCGAAGGCTGAGAGCACTGAATTGGAGCCGCGGAGAAGCTCTTCTACCTTCTCCAATCGCCTTCTCGATAAGCTCTTGTCCAACGCCGGATCCGGCTTCGCCTCCGTGGTGGTCGGGAGCTTCGCGAGGAACCTGGTGCTTGGATTCTACTCCAAGGAGTCCGCCGGCGAATTGGGGAATCGGACGGCTGGGGTTTCAGGGTTGGATTCGGAGTCGCCGGCGGTGCCGGAGTGGGTCCAGTTGATTTGCGGCGACAAGTGCCGGGAGCTGATTGCCGATTGTATTCAGCTGTTTGCGAGCACGGTGGTGACGGTGTACCTTGAGAAGACGATGGCGATCAATGCCTACGATGAGATCTTCTCCGCCCTCACCAATCCGAAGCATGAGGCCAAGGTGAAGGATGTCTTGGTCTCTGTTTGCAATGGCGCCGTGGAATCTCTAGTCAAGACTTCGCATCAGGTGATGACCACCTCGAGCTCGAACTCAAGCTCAAACTCCCCTGTGGCCGGACTGGAAGCTGTTGATAAAAAAGACGAAGTCTGTAACGAAAAAGGTAGGAAATCTTCGTTGCATAAGAAGCTAAAGGGTGATGGTGGGTGGGTCGACCATGTTTCATCCACATTGGCAGTTCCGAGCAACAGGAGACTTGTTCTCGATGTCACGGGGAGAGTGACCTTTGAGACAGTGAGGTCTTTTCTTGAATTCCTGCTATTGAAGCTCTACGATGGAGCGAGGAGCAGTGTCAGTGTTGTCCGTGAAGAGGTGGTGGAGAGGGGTTTGGAAGTAGTGAGGTATGTCAGTGCCAAGTCCATGTCGATATTTACAATGTGTCTAGCCTTGTGCTTGCATGTGTCGATCGGTACGAGGCTTTTGATGCCAGCTTAA
- the LOC103707515 gene encoding ribosomal RNA small subunit methyltransferase E yields the protein MGGLLLGSNARTGMPSPAARTPFPGLLCLSWRSLRTLRAQSSDAAASQARGGLPRFHSPSLPSSKGSVVRVQGDESWHMTRVLRLGVNDRVELFNGIGGLVEGCIQKVDRTGLDVMALEEPKIIAPQGIQWHVFAAFGTLKGGRADWLIEKCTELGASSVTPLLTERSPTITENRVDRLQRVILAAVKQSQRLHEMILNPPMKFHSFLPVVAKSKFSFLASAEATPLINVLSSSSGQPSGLLIVGPEGDFTEEEVKLLIKAGATAVGLGPCRLRVETAAITLLATLMLWSDAQKVKPQ from the exons ATGGGTGGATTATTACTGGGGAGTAACGCGAGGACAGGAATGCCATCTCCCGCCGCACGAACTCCATTTCCTGGCCTCCTCTGCCTCTCGTGGCGGAGCCTCCGCACCCTCCGCGCCCAATCGTCCGATGCAGCTGCGAGCCAAGCCCGTGGCGGTCTCCCTCGATTCCACTCCCCATCCCTTCCCTCATCCAAG GGAAGTGTTGTTCGGGTTCAAGGTGACGAGTCCTGGCACATGACGAGGGTCTTGCGCCTGGGTGTGAATGACAG GGTGGAGCTCTTCAATGGGATAGGTGGTCTAGTTGAGGGTTGCATACAGAAAGTCGATCGGACTGGTTTAGATGTCATGGCTTTAGAGGAACCAAAAATAATTGCTCCTCAGGGCATTCAGTGGCATGTATTTGCTGCTTTTG GTACCTTGAAAGGTGGTCGGGCTGACTGGCTTATTGAGAAATGCACT GAATTGGGAGCTAGTAGTGTAACACCCCTGCTGACAGAGAGGTCTCCTACAATTACAGAAAATCGGGTAGACAGGTTACAGCGTGTCATATTAGCTGCAGTTAAACAGA GTCAGCGGCTACATGAAATGATTCTGAATCCTCCTATGAAATTTCACAGCTTTTTGCCTGTT GTTGCCAAATCAAAATTCTCTTTTCTTGCTTCAGCAGAAGCAACTCCTCTTATTAACGTCTTATCCTCATCAAGTGGACAACCCAGTGGGCTTTTGATTGTTGGACCAGAAGGGG ACTTCACAGAGGAGGAGGTGAAGCTGTTGATAAAGGCCGGTGCTACTGCTGTTGGTCTTGGTCCATGCCGACTGCGAGTTGAAACGGCTGCCATCACTCTACTAGCAACCCTCATGCTATGGTCTGATGCTCAAAAAGTAAAGCCCCAATAG